In Bacteroidota bacterium, a genomic segment contains:
- a CDS encoding DUF721 domain-containing protein, with protein MRKGNEHTIGSAIRQMMKENKLTNRLTEVRLKEVYETVMGQTIGMRTSEINLYGKRLVITISSAALKHEMNLSKEKIITLLNDALGEQVIEEVVIK; from the coding sequence ATGAGGAAAGGCAACGAACATACCATTGGTAGTGCCATCAGGCAAATGATGAAAGAAAATAAACTAACTAATCGACTAACTGAAGTAAGATTGAAGGAGGTTTATGAAACCGTGATGGGACAGACCATAGGCATGCGCACTAGCGAAATCAATCTATACGGAAAAAGATTAGTTATTACCATTAGCAGTGCTGCTCTAAAACATGAAATGAACTTAAGTAAAGAGAAAATTATTACACTGCTGAACGATGCCCTTGGCGAGCAAGTGATTGAAGAAGTAGTAATCAAGTAA
- a CDS encoding DUF2807 domain-containing protein: MKPIKLLVILGVIGSILTAGLLCGQQLAITGSGNLEMQKREVGSFCGVSSSSGINVTLKNGKENMVSVTADDNILNLIITEVKDNRLIIKYKNNVNMKQSKACEVIVVMKEVCDLSASSGSKIKSTDTFSGNKIELNTSSGASIKVGLNANEISCSSSSGSAITLTGTADKMTANVSSNGEIKAGSMTISDVEAEASSGGEIDVNVNRSIVARASSGGEITYSGNPQTVDKKSSSGGQIKAAVN, translated from the coding sequence ATGAAACCAATCAAACTACTTGTAATTTTAGGCGTTATAGGAAGCATTCTTACAGCCGGATTATTGTGCGGACAGCAATTAGCCATTACCGGAAGCGGTAATCTCGAAATGCAAAAGCGCGAAGTTGGTAGCTTTTGCGGAGTATCTTCTTCTTCGGGGATAAATGTTACGCTCAAAAACGGAAAAGAAAACATGGTATCAGTTACAGCTGATGATAATATTTTAAACTTGATTATAACTGAAGTTAAAGACAATCGCCTGATAATTAAGTACAAGAACAATGTAAATATGAAGCAAAGCAAGGCTTGCGAAGTTATAGTGGTAATGAAAGAAGTTTGCGATTTATCGGCATCTAGCGGGAGCAAAATAAAAAGTACCGATACTTTTTCTGGTAATAAAATAGAGCTAAATACATCAAGCGGTGCCTCCATTAAGGTTGGGCTTAATGCGAATGAGATTAGTTGCAGCTCATCAAGTGGCTCGGCAATCACGTTAACAGGCACGGCAGATAAAATGACTGCCAATGTATCGAGCAATGGTGAAATTAAGGCGGGCTCAATGACCATTTCAGATGTTGAAGCAGAGGCGAGTAGTGGGGGAGAAATAGATGTAAATGTAAACAGAAGCATTGTTGCCCGGGCTTCAAGCGGGGGAGAGATTACTTATTCAGGAAATCCGCAAACCGTAGATAAGAAATCAAGTAGCGGTGGACAAATTAAAGCAGCAGTAAATTGA
- a CDS encoding transglutaminase family protein: MNEKEIDALITLLDDDDKEVSQLIEEKILSIGRDVIPHLENAWGQSFDPEKQERLLQIIHKLQFEDTLAALSVWRQRPYDLLEGAILVARHQYPDLEDDAIKQQLNQIKRDIWIEINDNLTAYEKVKVINKVLFELHQFKGNTANYHLPANSYINCVLENKKGNPLMLSLIYSYLAQQLDIPIYGVNLPEHFIMAYVDELNILREAFNENNTNVLFYINAFSKGIVFGKNEISQFLDKLKLEHEKIFFEPCTVLEMIQRLVRNLVYSYQKIGDTEKEAELNRMLQILA; the protein is encoded by the coding sequence ATGAACGAAAAGGAAATAGATGCACTAATTACATTACTAGATGATGATGATAAGGAAGTTTCGCAGTTGATTGAAGAAAAAATACTATCAATTGGACGCGATGTAATTCCGCACCTTGAAAATGCATGGGGACAATCTTTTGACCCCGAAAAGCAAGAGCGATTATTACAAATTATTCATAAGCTACAGTTTGAAGATACTCTGGCTGCTCTAAGCGTGTGGAGGCAACGCCCCTATGATTTGCTTGAAGGTGCTATACTGGTAGCACGCCATCAATATCCCGATTTGGAAGATGATGCCATTAAGCAGCAGCTCAATCAGATAAAGCGGGACATTTGGATTGAAATTAATGATAACCTTACAGCATATGAAAAAGTCAAAGTAATCAACAAAGTCCTTTTCGAATTGCATCAGTTTAAAGGCAATACGGCTAACTACCACCTTCCGGCTAATTCTTACATCAACTGTGTACTCGAGAACAAGAAGGGCAATCCGTTAATGCTATCATTAATTTATTCGTACCTGGCGCAACAACTTGATATACCAATATATGGAGTCAATCTTCCCGAACATTTTATTATGGCTTATGTTGATGAGCTCAATATTTTAAGGGAGGCCTTTAATGAGAATAATACAAATGTCTTGTTTTACATTAATGCATTCAGCAAAGGAATTGTTTTTGGCAAGAACGAAATTTCTCAATTTCTTGACAAGCTAAAGCTTGAACATGAGAAGATCTTTTTCGAACCCTGCACGGTGCTTGAAATGATTCAACGCCTTGTACGCAATCTTGTTTATTCCTATCAAAAAATTGGAGATACTGAAAAAGAAGCAGAATTGAACAGAATGTTGCAAATTCTTGCCTAA
- a CDS encoding serine hydrolase, with translation MKKVFLVFITIILVVNAGMFLTGNRHLYKAIYHTYADIDDYKIFENNTIAATSGAPWNLHTSYNKSTMLQDFDTLMEAWDSKAFVIIKNDSLLFEKYWDGYNDTTISGSFSVAKSIVNVLVGCALREGKIRSLDDAVGNYIDEFNIGANNKITIRHLLQMASGLEWDEAYSSAFSITTKAYYGTDLYNLCANLQAREAPGKVFNYQSCNSELLGMIVIKATGMSLAAYAAQKLWIPLQAEHKALWSVDRKDGLEKAYCCFNATARDFARIGKLYLQMGNYNGQQIVDTSFVINSTTPNQLAESDGTPCLRYGLHWWCINKNGIQCYFARGILGQYIFVFPSLNAIAVRLGNGRGEPTPDKQLTDIHFYVDQTVALCKK, from the coding sequence ATGAAAAAAGTTTTTCTCGTTTTCATCACAATTATTTTGGTGGTAAATGCAGGTATGTTCCTTACCGGTAACAGGCACCTTTATAAGGCTATCTATCATACGTATGCAGATATTGATGACTATAAAATATTTGAAAATAATACAATTGCTGCTACCTCTGGCGCCCCATGGAATTTACACACCTCTTATAACAAAAGCACCATGCTGCAAGACTTTGATACACTTATGGAAGCATGGGACAGCAAAGCATTTGTAATAATTAAGAATGACAGTTTACTCTTTGAGAAATATTGGGATGGATATAATGACACAACTATTTCAGGGTCGTTTTCAGTTGCCAAGAGCATAGTGAATGTACTTGTAGGTTGTGCCTTGCGCGAAGGAAAAATAAGATCGCTGGATGATGCAGTAGGTAATTATATTGATGAGTTCAATATCGGTGCGAATAATAAAATAACCATCAGGCATTTGTTACAAATGGCCTCGGGGTTAGAATGGGATGAGGCTTACAGCAGTGCATTTAGCATTACTACAAAGGCTTATTATGGAACAGACTTGTATAACCTTTGTGCTAACTTACAAGCGCGTGAAGCTCCGGGTAAAGTATTTAATTATCAAAGTTGTAACAGCGAGTTGCTAGGCATGATAGTGATAAAAGCTACAGGAATGTCGCTAGCAGCATATGCTGCGCAAAAGCTTTGGATACCCCTACAAGCAGAGCACAAGGCACTATGGAGTGTTGATAGAAAGGATGGCCTTGAGAAAGCGTATTGTTGTTTTAATGCCACCGCCCGTGATTTTGCACGTATCGGAAAACTGTATTTGCAAATGGGAAATTATAACGGACAACAAATTGTTGATACATCCTTTGTAATCAACTCTACCACACCAAATCAACTTGCAGAAAGCGATGGCACACCCTGCTTGCGCTATGGTTTACACTGGTGGTGTATTAATAAAAATGGTATTCAGTGTTATTTTGCCCGTGGCATTTTGGGGCAATATATTTTTGTGTTTCCTTCGCTTAATGCCATAGCTGTAAGACTAGGAAATGGTCGTGGAGAGCCCACTCCCGATAAGCAACTTACCGATATTCATTTTTACGTTGATCAAACAGTGGCATTGTGTAAAAAATAA
- a CDS encoding 1-deoxy-D-xylulose-5-phosphate reductoisomerase produces MKRKIAILGSTGSIGTQALEVVQANPDAFEVEILTAGSNVELLAEQAVRFNPNVIVIGSREKAEQLKSLVANYPIKVFSGDESIAQVVNSEDIDIVLTAMVGFAGLRPTIAAIKAKKNIALANKETMVVAGKIINDLAKQNHVAILPVDSEHSAIFQCMAGEWKNPIEKIYLTASGGPFRGKNLDFLKNATLAEALKHPNWSMGAKITIDSASMMNKGLEMIEAQWLFNLKPSQIDVIVHPQSIIHSIVQFADGSMKAQMGLPDMKLPIQYALAYPVRLKSDFPRFDFINYPQLTFEKADTTAFRNLALATEAMHKGGNTPCVLNAANEIAVDAFLKEKISFIGMSDMIERCMQAITYSSNPSIDELVACDAETRSVATNTI; encoded by the coding sequence TTGAAAAGAAAAATAGCCATATTAGGAAGCACCGGGAGTATAGGTACACAAGCGTTAGAAGTAGTGCAAGCTAATCCGGATGCATTCGAAGTTGAGATACTTACCGCAGGCAGCAATGTTGAATTACTTGCAGAGCAAGCAGTACGTTTTAATCCCAATGTAATCGTAATTGGCTCAAGAGAAAAAGCTGAACAATTAAAATCGCTTGTGGCTAACTACCCAATTAAGGTGTTTAGTGGAGATGAGTCTATTGCCCAGGTTGTAAATTCCGAAGATATAGACATAGTTCTTACAGCCATGGTAGGTTTTGCAGGTTTAAGACCTACCATAGCAGCAATCAAAGCAAAAAAAAACATTGCGCTTGCAAATAAAGAAACCATGGTGGTTGCAGGTAAAATAATTAACGACCTTGCTAAACAAAACCACGTGGCTATATTGCCTGTAGATAGCGAACATAGCGCTATTTTTCAATGCATGGCTGGCGAATGGAAAAACCCAATAGAAAAAATCTATCTGACCGCCTCCGGTGGGCCATTTAGAGGCAAGAATCTTGATTTTCTAAAAAATGCTACGCTTGCAGAGGCGCTGAAACATCCCAATTGGAGTATGGGTGCCAAAATTACCATTGACTCGGCAAGCATGATGAACAAAGGTCTTGAAATGATAGAAGCACAGTGGTTATTTAATCTGAAGCCTTCGCAAATAGATGTGATTGTGCATCCCCAATCAATTATACATAGTATTGTACAATTTGCCGATGGTAGCATGAAGGCCCAGATGGGATTGCCAGATATGAAATTACCCATTCAATATGCCTTGGCATATCCCGTTAGATTAAAATCGGACTTTCCACGATTTGATTTTATAAATTATCCTCAACTCACATTTGAAAAAGCAGATACAACTGCATTTCGAAATCTGGCACTTGCTACCGAAGCCATGCATAAAGGAGGAAATACGCCATGCGTGTTGAATGCAGCAAATGAAATTGCTGTTGATGCATTTTTGAAAGAAAAAATAAGCTTTATCGGAATGAGTGATATGATTGAACGGTGTATGCAAGCTATTACTTATAGTTCAAATCCAAGCATAGATGAGTTGGTAGCATGTGATGCAGAAACACGTTCAGTTGCAACCAATACGATTTGA
- a CDS encoding DUF805 domain-containing protein, producing MNWFIKALKQYGDFKTRARRMEYWMFAVCQLVFLIPAMLLDSLLGTNFEPLPYGFIYMITALVFFVPGLAVFVRRMHDVGKSGWFILIAFIPLIGAIWLLVLLFTDGQPGENKWGPNPKEANLDLMK from the coding sequence ATGAATTGGTTTATTAAAGCTTTAAAACAGTATGGCGATTTTAAAACGCGTGCGCGCAGAATGGAGTACTGGATGTTTGCAGTTTGTCAGTTAGTGTTCCTGATACCAGCAATGTTGTTGGATAGTTTATTGGGAACAAATTTTGAACCCTTGCCTTATGGGTTTATTTACATGATTACAGCTTTAGTATTTTTTGTGCCAGGCCTCGCAGTCTTTGTGCGCAGAATGCATGATGTGGGCAAAAGTGGTTGGTTTATTTTAATTGCTTTTATTCCTTTAATTGGAGCTATTTGGTTATTGGTATTATTGTTTACAGATGGCCAACCGGGCGAGAATAAATGGGGCCCAAATCCGAAGGAAGCCAACCTCGACCTTATGAAGTAA
- a CDS encoding T9SS type A sorting domain-containing protein: MKKAYLIFSLLFGAYHLSIAQTIFWTENFNNGCTANCPADGYAGTNGVWTVADIGVQGNVANQFFISCAENGEPVGQCGAGCGNNATLHVGSVPCQFCFFCPNGDCGAAYNAGPAIFGEDPTTDKRCVSPMISTVGYSAITLSGKYMEQGQGTLDNADFEYSTDGGTTWTTIIIAKSNNANCSPQGEWTAFSYLLPATCNNILTFKLALRWANNDDGVGTDPSFAIDDIELSVQVQTAPIAGLSTPIQSFCDSTCISFTDNSTGAPTSYLWTFTGAVPATSTLQNPTNICYNLPGVYDVQLIVTNAVGSDTLLLPSYITVNPCFAPVVNIAATDTFLCEKSCIDFFDLSTNSPTSWQWTFTGASPPSSTLQNPTNVCFNLYGTYDVTLVASNASGTGNTTFTQFITVFENPAAPSVTQVGNTLFSSPAMNYQWYLNSNIIPNAVQQVYIATQAGNYYVVITDSNGCQAASNQVTVTSMMDLPGKDLYLLSPNPVHNLLTITLYHALADKAMLEIYDVHGRMVSSMAFANDQNSMVVDASKLNSGIYFVRVLTKAGIFTQKFSKH, from the coding sequence ATGAAAAAAGCATACTTGATATTTTCTTTACTATTTGGGGCTTACCATTTATCTATAGCACAAACAATTTTCTGGACTGAAAATTTTAATAATGGCTGTACAGCTAATTGCCCGGCCGATGGATATGCTGGTACCAATGGTGTCTGGACCGTGGCAGACATTGGTGTGCAAGGCAATGTGGCCAATCAATTTTTTATTTCATGTGCCGAAAATGGCGAACCGGTAGGGCAGTGTGGTGCCGGCTGCGGTAATAACGCAACCTTGCATGTAGGCAGCGTTCCATGTCAGTTTTGCTTTTTTTGTCCAAACGGGGATTGTGGTGCAGCCTATAATGCAGGCCCAGCTATTTTTGGTGAGGACCCTACTACTGATAAGCGATGTGTTTCGCCCATGATAAGCACAGTAGGTTATTCAGCTATTACGCTGTCAGGTAAATATATGGAGCAAGGTCAAGGCACACTTGATAATGCTGACTTTGAATATAGTACCGATGGAGGAACTACCTGGACAACAATAATAATAGCAAAATCGAATAATGCTAATTGTTCCCCTCAAGGCGAGTGGACTGCCTTTAGTTATTTGCTACCTGCAACGTGCAATAACATTTTAACCTTTAAGCTTGCTCTGCGTTGGGCAAACAATGATGATGGTGTAGGTACCGATCCCTCGTTTGCTATAGATGATATTGAACTAAGTGTTCAGGTTCAAACCGCACCTATAGCTGGCCTCTCAACTCCTATTCAAAGTTTTTGCGATAGCACTTGCATCTCATTTACCGACAACTCCACCGGTGCACCTACCTCTTACTTGTGGACGTTTACCGGTGCAGTTCCAGCAACAAGCACACTACAAAATCCAACTAACATTTGCTACAACCTGCCGGGAGTATACGATGTGCAACTTATAGTAACCAATGCCGTTGGAAGCGATACGTTGCTTTTGCCTTCATACATTACTGTTAATCCATGTTTTGCTCCTGTGGTAAATATTGCTGCAACCGATACCTTCCTTTGCGAAAAATCGTGTATCGATTTTTTTGATTTGTCCACCAATAGTCCAACTTCGTGGCAATGGACTTTTACTGGTGCATCTCCTCCATCAAGCACGTTACAAAACCCAACTAATGTATGCTTTAACCTTTATGGAACCTACGATGTTACCCTTGTAGCGTCCAATGCTTCGGGGACTGGTAATACAACTTTTACGCAGTTTATTACCGTATTTGAAAACCCAGCAGCACCTTCTGTTACCCAAGTGGGCAATACACTGTTTTCTTCACCAGCCATGAATTACCAATGGTATCTTAATTCGAATATAATTCCCAATGCTGTGCAACAAGTATATATAGCAACACAGGCAGGTAATTATTATGTGGTTATCACAGATAGCAATGGCTGTCAGGCAGCGTCTAATCAAGTTACGGTTACATCCATGATGGATTTACCCGGAAAGGATTTATATTTACTAAGTCCAAACCCGGTCCACAATTTGTTAACCATTACCTTATACCATGCTTTGGCAGATAAGGCAATGCTAGAGATTTACGATGTTCATGGAAGGATGGTGTCAAGCATGGCTTTCGCTAATGATCAGAATAGTATGGTAGTTGATGCAAGTAAATTAAACTCAGGAATTTATTTTGTAAGAGTGCTAACCAAAGCAGGTATTTTCACGCAAAAATTTAGCAAGCATTAG
- a CDS encoding universal stress protein has protein sequence MQKFENHILVPIDFSEQSLIALNQSFNIARFKNSIITLIHVIDSAFMDKFKSIFKDDSQDEKMIADAEKQLKELANKYSAETGLQFETIVEQGKIYDVIIEKAQSMNTAFIVMGTNGEVTLTKKIIGSNAVRVISNAPCPVITIKGKLHREGCKKIVMPIDITKESRDKVETGVEFAKYFNSEILILCLDDSNDEFIENKLKRQLGQVENYVTESGVQCSSHYMKVSDQSDTVLNFSKAANADLILIMAQQEGSMLEWFLSTEAQQIINESEIPVCSVKPFPRKDTTAFILEDI, from the coding sequence ATGCAAAAATTCGAAAATCACATTTTAGTTCCTATCGATTTCTCAGAGCAATCATTAATAGCACTTAATCAGTCTTTCAACATAGCTAGATTCAAGAATAGCATAATCACCTTAATACACGTAATTGATAGTGCCTTTATGGACAAGTTCAAAAGTATTTTTAAAGATGATAGCCAAGATGAAAAAATGATTGCTGATGCAGAAAAGCAATTGAAAGAACTTGCTAATAAGTATTCTGCCGAAACCGGACTGCAATTTGAAACCATTGTTGAACAAGGAAAAATTTACGATGTAATTATAGAAAAAGCTCAGTCAATGAATACCGCGTTTATAGTGATGGGTACTAATGGAGAAGTAACGCTAACTAAAAAAATAATTGGTAGTAATGCGGTTAGGGTGATTAGTAATGCTCCGTGTCCGGTAATTACCATTAAAGGCAAATTGCACCGTGAAGGTTGTAAGAAGATTGTTATGCCTATTGATATAACAAAAGAATCGCGCGATAAGGTAGAAACAGGAGTTGAATTTGCTAAATACTTCAATTCGGAAATACTGATACTTTGCCTTGACGATTCAAATGATGAGTTTATTGAAAATAAACTGAAACGTCAATTAGGCCAGGTTGAAAATTATGTGACCGAAAGTGGTGTTCAATGTTCAAGCCATTACATGAAAGTTTCTGATCAAAGTGATACTGTGCTTAACTTTAGTAAGGCCGCTAATGCCGATTTGATTTTGATAATGGCGCAACAGGAAGGTTCGATGCTCGAGTGGTTTTTAAGCACAGAAGCTCAACAAATAATAAATGAAAGTGAAATACCTGTTTGTTCGGTAAAACCATTTCCTCGTAAAGACACAACCGCCTTTATCTTAGAAGATATATAG
- the recN gene encoding DNA repair protein RecN: protein MLQRLIVNNYALIQSLDINFDAGLNIITGETGAGKSIILGALNLILGVRADGQSLLDKQSKCIVEGHFIFNNNLFEALFRQLNLDYDIAGTIRREITKDGKSRAFINDTPVTLSVLKQVTSQLIDIHSQRDHFIFDNVAYRYQVLDAFAGNATLMAEYTATFNSFKESQWQLMQLQEEERKAKSEFDYWQFQYNELSSIALSSGDPATTENDLKVLENVEAIKKELQAAVQILSGDDAAVAYIKQAIQHLQQVSRYDAAYEDMAVRLRSALIEIKDIADECEDKSNGLVYDEEAATLLNDKLTVLNKLLTKHNVRTTDELQVIKNELEVKLNDFSSIELKIETCNKQVEQLKAKCKELANTLFKKRKAITGKIESEVEKILTQLTMPDARFKIEVMLNEDASLSTTGMDSMQWLFQANKGHALKDLSKTASGGELSRLMLALQALLAQTVHLPTMIFDEIDTGVSGNVAIQVGNVMKQIALGHQVVTITHLPQIAAKGQTHFNVFKTLEGTRTLTQIKQLSQQEKVLEIARMIGGATPSQAAMDSALELMRN from the coding sequence ATGCTTCAACGTCTGATAGTAAATAATTATGCCCTCATACAATCGCTTGATATAAACTTCGATGCAGGTTTGAATATTATAACAGGCGAGACCGGTGCTGGCAAATCTATTATTCTTGGCGCTCTTAATTTGATATTAGGCGTACGTGCCGATGGTCAATCGCTGCTCGACAAGCAATCAAAATGTATTGTCGAGGGACATTTTATTTTTAATAATAATTTGTTCGAAGCACTATTTCGTCAACTCAATCTTGACTATGACATAGCAGGTACTATACGAAGAGAAATTACCAAAGATGGTAAGTCTAGAGCATTTATAAATGATACTCCGGTTACACTTTCGGTTTTAAAACAGGTAACATCGCAGTTGATAGATATACATTCACAACGTGATCATTTCATTTTCGATAATGTGGCTTATCGCTATCAGGTACTTGATGCTTTTGCCGGTAATGCCACGCTTATGGCTGAGTATACTGCAACCTTTAATTCGTTCAAAGAGTCGCAATGGCAGCTGATGCAGTTGCAGGAAGAGGAGCGTAAAGCCAAATCCGAATTTGATTACTGGCAATTTCAATACAATGAATTGTCTTCAATAGCTTTATCATCTGGCGATCCAGCAACCACAGAAAATGATTTGAAAGTATTGGAGAATGTGGAAGCAATTAAAAAGGAATTGCAGGCTGCTGTGCAAATCCTGTCCGGTGATGATGCAGCAGTTGCTTATATTAAGCAGGCGATACAACACTTGCAACAAGTCTCAAGGTACGATGCGGCTTACGAAGATATGGCGGTGCGCTTGCGCTCTGCATTAATCGAAATTAAAGATATAGCTGATGAATGCGAAGATAAAAGCAACGGCCTGGTGTATGACGAAGAAGCGGCAACACTTTTAAATGATAAATTAACTGTGTTGAACAAATTGCTTACCAAGCATAATGTGCGCACAACAGATGAGTTGCAGGTGATTAAAAATGAACTTGAAGTAAAACTAAATGATTTTAGCAGTATTGAACTTAAAATAGAAACATGCAATAAGCAAGTAGAACAATTAAAGGCAAAATGCAAAGAACTTGCAAATACGCTTTTTAAAAAACGAAAGGCAATTACGGGTAAGATAGAAAGCGAAGTTGAAAAAATATTGACACAGTTAACCATGCCAGATGCACGATTTAAAATTGAAGTAATGTTGAATGAAGATGCAAGCCTCTCGACAACTGGTATGGACAGTATGCAATGGTTATTTCAAGCAAACAAGGGTCATGCATTAAAAGACCTTTCGAAAACTGCGAGTGGGGGAGAGTTATCGCGGCTGATGCTTGCACTTCAAGCGCTGCTTGCTCAAACAGTGCATTTACCTACCATGATATTTGATGAAATAGATACAGGGGTTTCAGGTAATGTAGCTATACAAGTTGGCAATGTAATGAAGCAAATAGCATTAGGACATCAGGTAGTTACAATAACACACTTACCACAAATAGCTGCAAAAGGGCAAACACATTTTAATGTTTTTAAAACATTGGAAGGCACCCGTACACTTACGCAAATTAAACAATTGAGCCAGCAAGAGAAAGTATTGGAAATAGCACGTATGATAGGTGGCGCAACACCATCGCAAGCCGCAATGGATAGCGCTCTTGAGTTAATGAGAAATTAG
- the bshB1 gene encoding bacillithiol biosynthesis deacetylase BshB1: protein MKLDILAFGVHPDDVEISAAGTIIKHLKMGMTAGVIDLTQGELGTRGTAATRMQESESASQIMGSTVRHNLAMEDGFFENNQNNKLKIIEMVRLYQPTIILCNALNDRHPDHGRSGRLVSDACFLSGLSKISTEYNGHQQQAWRPRAVYHYTQDRYHVPTFVVDISEHIDAKMESIKAYKSQFHDPKSNEPATYISSPEFLDSIKARSAEYGRQIGVKYAEAFITERYPGINDLRDLI, encoded by the coding sequence ATGAAACTTGACATTTTAGCATTTGGAGTGCACCCTGACGATGTGGAGATAAGTGCAGCAGGAACTATTATAAAACATCTTAAAATGGGAATGACTGCCGGAGTAATCGACCTTACGCAAGGCGAATTGGGAACTCGCGGCACTGCAGCAACCAGAATGCAGGAATCCGAATCAGCCAGCCAGATTATGGGCTCCACGGTGCGACATAATTTGGCAATGGAAGATGGATTTTTTGAAAACAACCAAAATAATAAACTCAAGATTATTGAAATGGTGCGTTTGTATCAACCTACTATCATATTGTGCAATGCACTTAACGACCGACATCCTGATCATGGCCGCAGTGGCCGCCTGGTGAGCGATGCCTGCTTCTTATCAGGACTTTCAAAAATTAGTACCGAATACAATGGCCATCAACAGCAAGCTTGGAGGCCGCGGGCTGTATATCATTACACGCAAGACCGCTACCATGTGCCAACCTTTGTGGTAGATATTAGCGAGCACATTGATGCTAAGATGGAAAGCATTAAGGCCTATAAATCGCAATTCCACGACCCCAAAAGCAATGAACCCGCAACCTATATTAGTTCACCTGAATTTCTTGATTCTATAAAAGCCCGCAGTGCTGAGTATGGCAGACAAATAGGAGTGAAGTATGCCGAAGCATTTATTACAGAGCGCTATCCGGGCATAAATGATTTGCGCGATTTGATATAA
- a CDS encoding DUF1028 domain-containing protein translates to MITKKIILLFTFAMPCALVYSQDTFSICAVDSATGQVGSAGATCITSQSVSALIISDVHPGTGVVHTQSYWNAANQNYAKQLMNSGVSPQNIIDSLVANDAQSNIAIRQYGVVDIVNGGRSAAYTGVNCFNYKNHILGPNYAIQGNILAGQYILDSMESRFLNTNGTLACKLMAAMQGAKVAGADTRCLSYGISSFSAFIRVANSTDSINNLFLDLNVNTYPDSIEPIDSLQSAFNTWGGCANTALSENQVKTSGFRILPNPASASINVIFDNPAKTISIYDEAGKKIATVDVDGKEQTHYDVSGLSSGYYIIKGEMKDGTLRSESFIVQ, encoded by the coding sequence ATGATTACCAAAAAAATAATTCTTCTGTTTACATTCGCCATGCCATGTGCATTGGTCTATTCTCAAGACACATTTTCGATATGTGCCGTAGATAGTGCAACCGGACAAGTTGGAAGTGCAGGCGCAACCTGCATTACTTCGCAAAGCGTAAGTGCTCTTATTATTAGCGATGTACATCCTGGAACAGGAGTTGTGCACACGCAATCGTACTGGAATGCAGCTAATCAGAACTATGCAAAACAGTTAATGAATTCAGGGGTTTCGCCTCAAAATATTATTGACTCATTGGTAGCTAACGATGCTCAAAGTAATATTGCCATACGGCAATATGGAGTTGTGGATATAGTAAATGGAGGTCGCAGCGCAGCATACACCGGTGTCAATTGTTTTAATTATAAAAATCACATTTTGGGACCAAACTATGCTATTCAAGGTAATATACTTGCCGGACAATATATTTTGGATAGCATGGAGTCGCGCTTTTTAAATACCAATGGAACCCTTGCTTGTAAATTAATGGCAGCCATGCAAGGCGCAAAAGTTGCAGGTGCTGATACACGTTGTTTAAGTTATGGCATTTCATCCTTTTCCGCATTTATTCGAGTTGCCAATTCAACCGACTCTATAAACAACCTCTTCCTTGACCTTAATGTAAATACTTATCCGGATAGCATTGAACCCATTGACTCATTGCAGTCAGCATTTAATACCTGGGGTGGTTGCGCCAATACAGCATTAAGCGAAAACCAAGTAAAAACCTCCGGTTTTAGAATACTTCCTAATCCGGCATCTGCTTCTATCAACGTGATTTTCGATAACCCAGCAAAAACTATTTCTATTTATGATGAGGCAGGTAAAAAAATTGCAACGGTGGATGTTGATGGTAAAGAGCAAACGCACTATGATGTATCAGGACTGTCAAGCGGCTATTACATTATTAAGGGAGAAATGAAAGATGGAACATTGAGAAGCGAAAGCTTCATAGTGCAATAA